From a single Pseudobutyrivibrio xylanivorans genomic region:
- a CDS encoding DnaD domain protein, translating to MADIMLHTSTNTGFTCVSNTFIEDFMKDANGEYVKVYLYLLRCLNNDGFDFSIEQLADCLDHTEKDVMRAFTYWEKVGLLRLEYSPDNELSGIYLVDVNGYDKAGGPVISNITSHLNSVHYTAASSVATSAGAPAVKPNMVNTDQDYTSDQITSFFSDSEVNDLKFSTESYLGRPLSRTEANKIYFWHTDLHMPMDLIEYLIGTCIDNGHKSFHYMNTVAINWAEEGITCVEDAVKASSTRNNTVYSIMRAFGISGRDLVESELDYVEKWTKALGFDLDIICEACKRTILQTNKPSFKYADSILESWNKDNVKSLEDIAALDQKHTAATVAKISSANRMRTAAANTATASRTKTSSKFHNFSQRDYDFNELEKRILGN from the coding sequence ATGGCTGACATCATGTTGCACACTAGCACAAACACAGGCTTTACTTGTGTTTCTAATACTTTCATAGAGGATTTCATGAAGGATGCTAATGGGGAATATGTAAAGGTTTACCTTTATCTGTTGCGTTGTCTCAATAACGATGGATTTGATTTTTCCATCGAGCAGTTGGCGGACTGTTTAGACCACACAGAAAAAGACGTAATGCGAGCTTTTACTTATTGGGAGAAAGTGGGTTTGCTTCGCCTTGAGTATTCACCAGATAATGAGCTTTCTGGAATCTACTTAGTAGATGTGAATGGATATGACAAGGCTGGCGGGCCTGTCATCTCCAACATCACATCACATCTTAATTCAGTACACTATACGGCTGCTTCTAGCGTAGCTACATCTGCTGGAGCCCCTGCTGTTAAACCAAATATGGTAAATACCGACCAGGATTACACTTCAGATCAGATTACAAGCTTCTTCTCTGATTCCGAAGTAAACGACCTTAAGTTTTCTACAGAAAGCTACTTGGGACGTCCATTATCCCGCACAGAGGCAAACAAGATTTACTTCTGGCACACAGATTTGCATATGCCAATGGACCTTATCGAATATCTCATTGGTACCTGCATCGACAATGGACACAAGAGCTTCCACTACATGAACACTGTTGCTATCAACTGGGCTGAGGAAGGCATCACTTGCGTTGAAGATGCAGTTAAGGCTTCCAGCACCAGAAACAACACTGTTTACTCAATCATGAGAGCTTTCGGTATCAGCGGACGTGATTTAGTTGAATCTGAGCTTGATTATGTTGAAAAGTGGACAAAAGCTTTAGGCTTCGATTTAGATATCATCTGTGAAGCATGCAAGCGCACTATTCTTCAGACTAACAAACCAAGCTTCAAATATGCAGATTCTATTCTTGAAAGTTGGAACAAAGATAACGTAAAATCACTTGAGGACATTGCAGCACTTGATCAGAAGCATACAGCTGCCACCGTCGCAAAGATTTCATCTGCAAATCGCATGCGTACAGCTGCCGCAAACACTGCCACTGCTTCGCGTACCAAGACCAGCTCAAAGTTCCACAATTTCTCACAGCGAGATTATGACTTTAATGAACTCGAAAAGAGGATATTAGGTAATTAG
- a CDS encoding ATP-binding protein translates to MALSNEQYDALMRQYNHKQARNNQIVAYRTDEVYSAIPTLSELDAEVSKVSVSSITAIFNGENIESAAAASRRRLSELKDRRIKLMEAAGFPADYLEPPYDCPDCKDTGYINGKRCHCFKQAALNIVYKQSNLNNILSKENFNFFDLNVYDENYFEGNSGVSARATAQIALERAQNFVQNFKAKGGNLLLLGQTGCGKTFLSNCIAKALLDEGISVIYFTASELFKVFEEQTFKKNADMADLHDSIFDCDLLIIDDLGTEFPNNFTITKLFQCLNERLLRSKSTVISTNLSLEEMRDTYSERITSRVFSYYDAIRLIGDDIRIKKVMMNK, encoded by the coding sequence ATGGCTTTATCAAACGAACAATACGATGCACTTATGCGTCAATATAACCATAAACAGGCACGAAACAACCAAATCGTTGCTTACCGCACTGATGAGGTGTATTCTGCCATCCCAACACTTTCAGAGCTTGATGCAGAAGTCTCAAAGGTTTCTGTATCTTCTATCACTGCAATTTTCAACGGCGAAAATATCGAAAGCGCTGCAGCTGCAAGTCGTCGCAGACTTTCTGAATTAAAGGATCGCCGCATTAAGCTTATGGAAGCTGCAGGCTTTCCAGCTGATTACCTTGAGCCACCATATGACTGCCCAGACTGCAAGGATACAGGCTACATAAATGGCAAACGCTGCCACTGTTTCAAGCAGGCTGCACTTAATATTGTTTACAAACAGTCCAACCTTAACAACATCCTTTCAAAGGAGAATTTCAACTTCTTTGATTTAAATGTATACGACGAAAATTATTTTGAGGGTAATTCCGGCGTTAGCGCTCGTGCCACTGCACAAATAGCCCTAGAAAGAGCACAAAACTTTGTGCAGAATTTTAAGGCAAAAGGTGGTAATTTATTGTTGCTTGGACAGACAGGTTGCGGTAAGACTTTTCTTTCCAATTGCATCGCAAAAGCTCTTTTAGACGAAGGCATATCTGTTATTTACTTCACAGCATCTGAGCTTTTTAAAGTTTTTGAAGAACAAACCTTCAAGAAGAATGCCGATATGGCAGATCTTCATGATTCGATATTTGATTGTGATTTATTAATCATTGATGACCTTGGCACTGAATTTCCTAATAATTTCACTATTACCAAACTATTCCAGTGCTTAAACGAAAGACTACTTAGAAGCAAATCGACGGTTATTTCCACAAATCTTTCTCTCGAGGAAATGAGAGATACCTACAGCGAACGCATTACTTCACGAGTATTTTCATATTACGATGCCATCAGGCTTATCGGAGACGATATTCGTATTAAAAAAGTAATGATGAATAAATAA
- a CDS encoding ribose-phosphate pyrophosphokinase: MPNNEIVLENTPPMAELGLIPHKSCTAIAERVNDYLLQWRQERKSDQSIITLAGYRSDSYIVEADCPRFGSGEAKGEIKQSVRGLDLYILVDVTNYSLTYTVCGHENHMSPDDIFCDLKRIIAAAMGKAKRITVIIPFLYEGRQHRRSGRESLDCAMALQELVNMGVDNIITFDAHDPRVQNAIPLHSFETVSPTYQFLKGILKNCKDLKLDNDNLMIISPDEGGTKRAVYMASVLGVNVGMFYKRRDYSRIVDGRNPIVAHEFLGNDVAGKDVIIVDDMISSGESMIDVATELKKRNAKRIFVVATFGLFTNGMDKFDKAVEEGIIYKVVTTNLTYLTDEVLNKPYFIKCDMSKYIAYIIDTLNHECSISELLNPYGRIEKLINKYKNGEY, translated from the coding sequence ATGCCAAATAATGAAATCGTGTTGGAAAACACACCACCTATGGCTGAGCTTGGTTTAATACCACACAAGAGCTGTACAGCCATCGCGGAGAGAGTTAATGACTATCTTCTTCAGTGGAGACAGGAACGCAAAAGCGACCAGTCTATCATCACACTTGCAGGCTATCGTAGTGATTCCTACATCGTTGAAGCAGATTGTCCACGTTTTGGTTCAGGAGAGGCTAAGGGGGAAATTAAGCAGTCTGTCAGAGGTCTTGATTTATACATCCTAGTTGATGTTACAAATTACAGCCTTACTTACACTGTTTGTGGCCATGAAAACCACATGAGTCCAGATGATATTTTCTGTGACTTAAAGCGCATTATTGCTGCTGCCATGGGCAAGGCAAAGCGCATCACCGTTATTATCCCATTCCTTTACGAAGGACGTCAGCACCGCAGAAGTGGTCGTGAATCACTCGATTGCGCTATGGCACTTCAGGAGCTTGTTAACATGGGCGTTGATAACATCATCACATTTGATGCTCACGACCCACGTGTTCAGAATGCTATTCCACTTCACAGCTTCGAGACAGTATCTCCTACTTACCAGTTCCTCAAGGGCATCCTCAAGAACTGCAAGGACTTAAAGCTCGACAATGATAATCTCATGATTATCTCACCTGATGAAGGTGGTACAAAGCGTGCCGTATACATGGCTTCTGTTTTGGGTGTTAATGTTGGTATGTTCTACAAGCGTCGTGATTACAGCCGCATCGTTGATGGACGTAATCCAATTGTCGCTCACGAATTCCTTGGTAATGACGTTGCTGGCAAGGACGTTATCATCGTAGATGATATGATTTCTTCAGGCGAGTCAATGATAGATGTAGCTACAGAGCTTAAAAAGCGCAATGCAAAGCGCATCTTCGTAGTTGCTACATTCGGTCTTTTCACAAACGGCATGGACAAATTTGACAAGGCCGTTGAGGAAGGCATCATCTACAAGGTTGTTACTACAAACCTCACATACCTCACAGACGAAGTACTTAACAAGCCATACTTCATCAAGTGCGATATGTCAAAATACATCGCTTACATCATCGATACTCTCAATCACGAGTGCTCAATCTCAGAGCTCCTCAACCCATACGGACGTATCGAAAAGCTCATCAACAAATACAAAAACGGCGAATATTAA
- a CDS encoding IS110 family transposase: protein MISVGIDVSKEKSTVCILKPYGEIVASPFEVMHTESELKNLIQMIQRLDGEIRIVMEATGIYHLPMLSALQDQNFFVTVINPFEMKEYASRGLRRVKTDKQDSITIANYGIDNWYRLENHQGSDDVYSELKLLGRQYCHYMELHVKALLELTHMLDYTMPGVKKEFHSWNESSGKDKLSDFVERYWHFDNITAMTKEDFIEDYISWAAEKKYHQNRSKAATLYDLASDGIPTLPANTPSTKMLVLEAVRVLREIDSTLLKIITRMKELAKTLPEYETVRAMGGVGDVLAPKLIAEIGDIRRFHSGKALIAFAGIDAPPYESGQFVGTNRKISKRGSKLLRKIGYETMRVLKTHKAPEDDAVYRFILKKEAEGKSKRQAKIAGLNKFLRIYYARVSEVYKA from the coding sequence ATGATCAGCGTAGGTATTGATGTTTCAAAGGAGAAAAGTACAGTGTGTATACTGAAACCTTATGGAGAGATTGTCGCAAGCCCATTTGAGGTAATGCACACAGAGAGTGAGTTGAAGAATCTGATTCAAATGATTCAGCGGCTGGATGGAGAAATTCGTATAGTTATGGAGGCAACCGGCATATATCATTTGCCAATGTTGTCAGCGCTTCAAGACCAGAACTTTTTTGTGACTGTGATCAATCCTTTTGAAATGAAGGAGTATGCATCCAGAGGGCTTAGAAGAGTAAAGACCGATAAGCAGGATTCAATCACTATCGCGAACTATGGAATTGATAACTGGTATCGCTTGGAAAACCATCAAGGAAGTGATGATGTGTACTCAGAACTAAAGCTTTTGGGAAGGCAGTATTGCCATTACATGGAGCTTCACGTAAAGGCACTGCTTGAATTAACGCATATGCTGGATTATACAATGCCAGGAGTAAAGAAGGAGTTTCACAGTTGGAATGAGAGCAGCGGGAAGGACAAACTAAGTGATTTCGTAGAGAGGTACTGGCATTTCGATAATATAACGGCGATGACCAAAGAAGATTTTATTGAGGATTATATTTCCTGGGCTGCCGAAAAGAAATACCACCAGAACCGATCAAAAGCAGCTACGCTTTATGATCTTGCATCTGATGGTATCCCGACATTGCCTGCCAATACCCCATCGACCAAAATGCTGGTATTGGAAGCAGTAAGGGTACTTCGAGAAATCGACAGTACCTTACTGAAGATAATAACACGAATGAAAGAACTGGCAAAGACACTTCCTGAATATGAAACTGTACGAGCGATGGGAGGTGTTGGGGATGTCTTGGCACCTAAACTGATTGCGGAGATAGGCGATATAAGAAGATTTCATAGTGGTAAGGCGCTTATTGCATTTGCAGGTATAGATGCACCGCCATATGAGTCCGGCCAATTTGTGGGAACTAATCGAAAGATTAGCAAACGTGGTTCAAAGCTACTGCGCAAGATTGGTTATGAGACAATGAGAGTTTTAAAAACGCACAAAGCTCCAGAGGATGATGCGGTATACCGGTTTATTCTAAAGAAAGAGGCCGAAGGGAAATCTAAACGTCAGGCTAAGATAGCAGGACTAAATAAGTTTCTGCGAATTTACTACGCTCGTGTAAGCGAAGTTTACAAAGCATAA
- a CDS encoding ISLre2 family transposase: MEEIIKYFADVFITNLYDAKIDFYKNPQSLAELVIATKKETDELGRLFIQSVLQEMDILLKELPKRKRLWNVEHKADARQVLTTLGRVTFTRALYVSKNTNSDEKEELCYLLDKLIGLGDNQQMTEDVMANIYSEAVQTSYRKAGEVASIPEGVTKTTVKNLLHKTKFPKNFQIPEIKKEVDYLYIDADEDHYHLQFKDVRGDLEYNDYGRKLNGSINKIIYVFEGIEPEAPRSKRNRLVGTHYFCRGDEQDNKELWKEVFDYVEATYDVEKIKKIYINADGGAWIKTGYRGLANVTFVLDEFHISEHVSRMISHMKDSKDDVRIEIYKTIRSKTNADFLKLVDRLKEYTSSENILAKISASADYISSNWMAAKYRLRKHEGVLACSAEGHVYHVLSSRMSTQAMGWSKHGANQMARLREYYYNDEDMLELAKFQKEELPMAAGAKEVILTANDVLASEKNKRSQLLREYGKYSEAIHSSMSVQNSKQLLFMLNGKL; this comes from the coding sequence ATGGAAGAAATTATAAAGTATTTCGCAGATGTTTTCATCACAAATTTATATGATGCTAAGATTGATTTTTATAAGAATCCACAGTCTTTAGCTGAATTGGTCATTGCAACTAAGAAGGAAACAGATGAGTTAGGACGATTATTTATTCAATCTGTGTTGCAGGAAATGGATATACTTCTAAAGGAATTACCAAAGAGAAAACGCCTATGGAATGTTGAACATAAAGCTGATGCGAGACAGGTTCTTACAACTCTTGGAAGAGTTACTTTTACAAGAGCACTATACGTTTCAAAGAACACTAATTCAGATGAGAAGGAAGAATTATGCTATCTGTTAGATAAGTTGATTGGTCTAGGCGATAATCAGCAGATGACAGAAGACGTTATGGCGAACATTTATAGTGAAGCTGTTCAGACTTCATATCGGAAGGCTGGTGAGGTAGCATCTATTCCTGAAGGGGTTACTAAAACAACTGTAAAAAATCTGCTTCATAAAACAAAATTCCCAAAGAATTTCCAGATTCCCGAAATTAAAAAGGAAGTGGATTATTTATATATAGATGCAGATGAGGATCACTATCATCTCCAGTTTAAGGATGTGCGTGGTGATTTGGAGTACAACGATTATGGCAGAAAGCTAAATGGTTCTATTAATAAGATTATCTACGTATTTGAAGGAATAGAGCCTGAAGCACCGAGAAGTAAACGAAATAGACTTGTTGGAACACACTATTTTTGTCGTGGAGATGAACAGGACAATAAAGAGTTATGGAAGGAAGTTTTTGATTATGTAGAGGCAACATATGATGTAGAAAAAATAAAGAAAATATATATAAATGCTGACGGAGGAGCATGGATAAAAACTGGATATAGAGGTTTAGCCAATGTAACATTTGTATTAGATGAATTTCATATATCAGAGCATGTTTCTAGAATGATTTCACACATGAAGGATTCTAAAGATGATGTAAGGATTGAAATATATAAAACGATAAGAAGCAAAACAAATGCTGATTTTCTAAAACTGGTTGATAGATTAAAAGAATACACTTCCTCAGAAAATATACTTGCAAAAATATCGGCATCAGCTGATTACATAAGTTCAAATTGGATGGCAGCTAAATATCGCTTAAGAAAACATGAAGGAGTGTTGGCTTGTTCGGCAGAAGGGCATGTATATCATGTGTTATCTAGTAGAATGAGTACGCAAGCGATGGGTTGGAGTAAACATGGAGCAAATCAGATGGCTCGTCTGCGTGAGTATTATTATAACGATGAAGACATGCTTGAACTTGCAAAATTCCAAAAAGAAGAACTGCCGATGGCAGCGGGGGCAAAAGAAGTTATATTGACTGCTAATGATGTCCTGGCATCAGAAAAAAACAAGAGAAGTCAGCTATTGCGAGAATACGGTAAATATTCAGAGGCAATTCATTCAAGCATGAGTGTTCAAAATAGTAAGCAGCTATTGTTTATGTTGAATGGAAAGCTGTAA
- a CDS encoding LTA synthase family protein, which yields MKKLLGKIKSGFHWLGDNIKKPFIKLANSKAVQGYLNGKFHKKWMQLWDKSAFWMQIPLSLLIIFIMEWLSRHSFAAACGFVVHHTGPYLFNSYCVFVALSIVFLSRRRGWWRVFISMFFIILGIINCVILLNRVSPFGYTDLYMIGDLLTMQDSNYFSAQQAMLAIVALIIFIILMVLYAIKGPKKQDVKPFWQRLILVVALFVSLYPSTILLRNSGVMTSYFGNLAQGYLDYGYLYGFSTSVLDRGMNRPFGYSESKINSIVEKDGAYIQTLQTADGTRPNIVVILLESFYDVSECKFLETSEDPIPFIHSLEQNYSTGHCIVPVVGAGTCNSEFEVLTGLSCGFFGPGEYPQKTILKQVDVESYADVLSELGYGTHVVHNNGGNFYSRKNAFSQMGFDTFTSKELLDITEYTPLGNWPTDDILLQATMDAMDTTEGSDFVYTITVEGHGSYPEYEVEKDPEIKVKAQGKTEGQNYAWSYYVNRIHNVDDFIKQYIQAFDERGEDTIVIMFGDHLPTMGLTADEIATGDLYKTKYFTWNNFGMEKQDQDLTTYQLVSEYLNRLGIHNGNINGYHQTAMAEGKQYGTNDYMSDLRMLQYDIMYGNRYTYQAGTEYKPSDIIMGVNEVTIDKAYFFNGKLHIYGDEFTKWSKVYVNDEQVSTKYESGQVLTIKASDVKNGDKIKVCQVGSSNTIFRESNEYVVYDPNYVEEEENEIEEADSADDGE from the coding sequence ATGAAAAAGCTATTAGGTAAAATCAAATCGGGTTTTCACTGGCTTGGAGATAATATAAAAAAGCCTTTTATAAAGCTCGCAAACTCAAAGGCTGTTCAGGGTTATCTGAATGGAAAATTCCATAAGAAATGGATGCAGCTTTGGGACAAGAGTGCATTCTGGATGCAGATTCCGCTTTCCCTTCTGATTATATTTATTATGGAATGGCTATCTAGACATTCATTTGCGGCAGCTTGCGGTTTTGTAGTTCATCATACAGGTCCATATCTTTTTAATTCATACTGTGTATTTGTAGCACTTTCAATTGTGTTCCTTAGCCGCAGACGTGGATGGTGGAGAGTTTTCATCAGTATGTTCTTCATTATCCTTGGAATTATAAACTGTGTGATTCTGTTGAATCGTGTATCACCATTTGGATACACTGACCTTTATATGATTGGAGACCTGCTGACAATGCAGGATTCCAACTACTTCTCAGCACAGCAGGCTATGTTAGCTATTGTTGCTCTCATTATTTTTATAATATTGATGGTGCTGTATGCGATAAAAGGTCCAAAGAAGCAGGATGTAAAACCATTCTGGCAGAGACTGATACTTGTGGTTGCACTTTTTGTTTCTCTTTACCCATCAACAATATTGCTTAGAAATTCCGGTGTCATGACATCATATTTCGGAAATCTTGCTCAGGGATATTTGGATTACGGTTATTTATATGGTTTCTCTACCTCAGTATTAGACAGAGGTATGAACAGACCATTTGGTTATTCAGAGTCAAAAATTAATTCGATTGTTGAGAAGGATGGAGCCTACATCCAAACATTACAGACTGCTGATGGAACACGTCCTAACATCGTAGTTATTCTTTTGGAATCCTTCTATGATGTAAGCGAGTGCAAGTTCCTTGAGACCAGCGAAGACCCAATTCCTTTCATTCACTCACTGGAACAGAACTATTCTACGGGACACTGCATTGTTCCTGTAGTTGGTGCAGGTACTTGTAATTCAGAGTTTGAGGTGCTTACAGGTCTCAGTTGTGGCTTCTTTGGCCCAGGTGAGTATCCACAGAAGACAATTCTTAAGCAGGTTGATGTTGAGAGCTACGCAGATGTTCTTTCTGAGCTTGGCTATGGCACTCATGTTGTTCACAACAATGGTGGTAACTTCTACTCAAGAAAGAATGCCTTCTCCCAGATGGGATTTGATACCTTTACATCAAAGGAGCTTTTGGATATTACAGAATATACTCCACTTGGCAACTGGCCAACAGATGATATCCTTCTTCAGGCTACTATGGACGCCATGGATACCACAGAGGGCAGCGATTTTGTATACACTATCACTGTTGAGGGGCACGGTTCATATCCAGAGTATGAGGTTGAGAAGGACCCAGAGATCAAGGTAAAGGCTCAGGGAAAGACTGAAGGTCAGAATTATGCGTGGTCATATTATGTAAACAGAATTCACAACGTTGATGACTTCATAAAGCAGTATATCCAGGCTTTTGATGAGCGTGGCGAAGACACAATCGTTATCATGTTTGGCGATCATCTTCCAACTATGGGTCTTACAGCTGACGAGATTGCTACAGGAGATTTATACAAGACAAAGTATTTTACCTGGAATAATTTCGGAATGGAAAAACAGGACCAGGATTTGACCACATATCAGCTTGTTTCAGAGTATTTAAACAGACTTGGAATCCACAATGGAAACATCAATGGATACCATCAGACAGCGATGGCTGAAGGCAAGCAGTATGGAACTAACGACTACATGAGTGACTTGAGAATGCTCCAGTATGACATCATGTACGGCAACCGTTATACTTATCAGGCAGGCACAGAATACAAGCCTAGCGACATTATCATGGGCGTAAACGAGGTAACAATAGATAAAGCATACTTCTTCAATGGAAAGCTTCATATCTATGGTGATGAGTTTACCAAGTGGTCAAAGGTATATGTAAACGATGAGCAGGTTTCTACCAAATATGAATCTGGTCAGGTGCTTACAATAAAGGCCTCAGATGTAAAGAACGGAGACAAAATAAAAGTCTGCCAGGTTGGTAGCTCGAATACAATCTTCCGTGAGTCCAACGAATATGTAGTTTACGATCCAAACTACGTAGAGGAAGAAGAAAACGAAATCGAAGAAGCTGACAGCGCAGACGACGGCGAATAA
- a CDS encoding lysoplasmalogenase family protein codes for MVVETLIYVALIVALFFVCDNSLSRRYYVPLKVVCSASFLVILWINQVFSQKLWTMFWALLACFVGDLLMGCYNTFSSKQFMAVAIIAFMFGHVGLLNYMCRITDKTSVLVYTLPVLFCGLMVTMRKLFHLHMGVLFVPSLIYTYFVSTMTMKALECGLNGMVLTGIAGVLFLLSDFSILFLYFYHFRGVKNKRIVHYINLATYYAAILLFIFSLNS; via the coding sequence ATGGTTGTTGAGACATTAATTTACGTGGCATTAATAGTAGCATTGTTTTTCGTATGTGATAACAGTTTATCCAGGAGGTACTATGTCCCTTTAAAGGTGGTATGTAGTGCCTCCTTTTTAGTGATTCTATGGATAAATCAGGTGTTCTCACAAAAGCTGTGGACAATGTTTTGGGCACTTCTGGCCTGCTTCGTAGGTGATTTGCTAATGGGCTGCTATAACACCTTTTCAAGCAAGCAATTTATGGCGGTGGCAATCATTGCATTTATGTTTGGCCATGTAGGACTTTTGAACTATATGTGCAGGATTACAGATAAGACCAGCGTGCTGGTGTATACGCTTCCGGTGCTTTTCTGTGGATTGATGGTGACAATGAGAAAACTGTTTCACCTGCATATGGGAGTGCTTTTTGTACCATCGTTGATTTATACATATTTTGTTTCCACTATGACTATGAAGGCTTTGGAATGTGGTTTAAATGGAATGGTGTTGACGGGGATTGCCGGAGTGCTGTTCTTGCTGAGTGACTTTAGTATATTGTTTTTGTATTTTTATCATTTTAGAGGGGTAAAAAATAAGCGCATAGTACATTACATAAATCTTGCAACATACTATGCGGCTATTCTTTTGTTTATTTTTAGTTTAAATAGCTGA